In a single window of the Streptomyces sp. CGMCC 4.7035 genome:
- a CDS encoding formimidoylglutamate deiminase, with the protein MTQTYWLEHAWLDPVVEPGVALEVTDGRITAVRTGVDTPPPGAEILRGLTLPGLANAHSHAFHRALRGTVQVGSGTFWTWREVMYSFADRLTPETYHALARAVYAEMALAGVTAVGEFHYVHHAPGGTRYADPNAMGEALIDAAAEAGIRITLLDTAYLSAGFGQPPNTHQLRFSDGTAEAWAERCSVLKERDHARIGAAVHSVRAVPAEQLTTVARWAEERRAPLHVHLSEQTAENDACLEAHGRTPTQLLADHGVLGPRTTGVHNTHLTVEDIRLIGSTSTGTCMCPTTERDLADGIGPAVALQAAGSPLSLGSDSHAVVDLLEEARAMELNERLRTRTRGHWTAAALLRAASADGHAALGWQDAGVLEPGALADFTTIALDSVRTAGPLPRLGAETAVFAATAADVRHTVVGGRHVVRDGAHTLVPDVARALADAVEALRA; encoded by the coding sequence GTGACGCAGACGTACTGGCTGGAGCACGCCTGGCTCGACCCCGTCGTCGAGCCGGGCGTCGCCCTTGAGGTGACGGACGGCCGTATCACCGCCGTCCGCACCGGCGTCGACACCCCGCCCCCCGGCGCCGAGATCCTCCGCGGACTCACGCTCCCGGGTCTGGCCAACGCCCACTCGCACGCCTTCCACCGAGCCCTGCGCGGTACGGTCCAGGTCGGCTCCGGCACCTTCTGGACCTGGCGCGAGGTCATGTACTCGTTCGCCGACCGGCTGACCCCCGAGACGTACCACGCGCTCGCCCGCGCCGTGTACGCGGAGATGGCGCTGGCCGGTGTCACCGCCGTCGGCGAGTTCCACTACGTGCACCACGCACCGGGCGGCACCCGCTACGCCGACCCCAACGCCATGGGCGAGGCCCTCATCGACGCCGCCGCCGAGGCCGGTATCCGTATCACCCTCCTCGACACCGCCTATCTCTCCGCCGGCTTCGGGCAGCCGCCCAACACCCACCAGCTCCGCTTCTCCGACGGCACCGCGGAGGCCTGGGCCGAACGCTGTTCAGTTCTCAAGGAACGGGATCACGCGCGGATCGGTGCGGCCGTCCACTCCGTACGGGCCGTGCCCGCGGAGCAGTTGACGACGGTGGCGCGCTGGGCGGAGGAGCGGCGGGCCCCGCTCCATGTGCACCTGTCCGAGCAGACGGCGGAGAACGACGCCTGCCTGGAGGCCCACGGCCGCACCCCCACGCAGCTCCTCGCCGACCACGGCGTCCTCGGGCCGCGCACCACCGGTGTCCACAACACGCACCTCACGGTCGAGGACATCCGGCTGATCGGCTCCACGTCCACGGGCACCTGCATGTGCCCGACCACCGAGCGGGACCTCGCCGACGGCATCGGCCCGGCCGTGGCCCTTCAGGCGGCCGGCTCCCCGCTGTCCCTGGGCTCCGACAGCCATGCCGTCGTCGACCTGCTCGAAGAGGCGCGCGCGATGGAGCTGAACGAGCGGCTGCGCACCCGCACCCGCGGCCACTGGACGGCTGCGGCCCTGCTGCGCGCGGCCTCCGCCGACGGGCACGCCGCCCTCGGCTGGCAGGACGCGGGCGTCCTGGAGCCCGGCGCGCTCGCCGACTTCACGACGATCGCGCTCGACTCGGTCAGGACCGCGGGGCCGCTGCCGCGGCTCGGCGCCGAGACGGCCGTATTCGCCGCGACGGCAGCGGACGTACGCCATACGGTCGTGGGCGGTCGCCATGTCGTACGCGACGGGGCGCACACCCTCGTACCGGATGTGGCGCGGGCGCTGGCGGACGCCGTGGAAGCCCTGCGCGCCTGA
- a CDS encoding allantoate amidohydrolase has product MWRELLPIGRHPDSGGYRRFAWTSADAECRAWFEDQARARGLTYEVDRNGNQWAWLGDPAAGDAVVTGSHLDSVPDGGAYDGPLGVVSSFAAFDELRARGVEFGKPFALVNFGDEEGARFGLACVGSRLTAGQLTVEQAHRLTDGDGITLPRAMEAAGYDPDAIGPDPERLGRIGAFVELHVEQGRALDLSGDRVGVASAIWPHGRWRFDFRGEANHAGTTRLVDRRDPMLSYAETVLAARREAELAGAVATFGKIAVEPNGVNAIPSLVRGWLDSRAADQGSLDTVVSGIERAAREYADAHGVELDVVRESFTPVVEFDHALRDELARILGKDKDPGLTVPVLGTGAGHDAGILSGSIPTAMLFVRNPTGVSHSPAEYAAEDDCLAGVTALADVLEGLVRR; this is encoded by the coding sequence ATGTGGCGCGAGTTGCTGCCCATCGGGCGCCACCCCGACTCCGGTGGTTACCGGCGCTTCGCCTGGACGTCCGCCGATGCCGAGTGCCGGGCCTGGTTCGAGGATCAGGCCCGGGCACGGGGGCTGACGTACGAGGTCGACCGGAACGGGAACCAGTGGGCCTGGCTCGGGGATCCCGCCGCCGGGGACGCCGTCGTCACCGGGTCCCATCTCGACTCCGTCCCCGACGGCGGTGCCTACGACGGGCCTCTCGGGGTCGTGTCCTCCTTCGCAGCCTTCGATGAGCTGCGGGCGCGTGGTGTCGAGTTCGGCAAGCCCTTCGCCCTCGTCAACTTCGGGGACGAGGAGGGCGCCCGGTTCGGCCTCGCCTGCGTCGGGTCGCGGCTGACCGCAGGGCAGCTCACCGTCGAGCAGGCGCACCGGCTGACCGACGGCGACGGCATCACCCTGCCGCGGGCCATGGAGGCGGCCGGGTACGACCCCGACGCCATCGGACCCGACCCCGAGCGGCTCGGCCGTATCGGTGCCTTCGTCGAACTGCACGTCGAGCAGGGGCGGGCCCTCGACCTCAGCGGCGATCGCGTGGGCGTCGCCAGCGCCATCTGGCCGCACGGGCGGTGGCGGTTCGACTTCCGGGGCGAGGCCAACCACGCGGGGACGACACGGCTCGTCGACCGCCGTGACCCCATGCTGTCGTACGCCGAGACCGTCCTCGCCGCCCGCCGTGAGGCCGAACTCGCCGGTGCCGTCGCCACCTTCGGCAAGATCGCCGTCGAGCCCAACGGCGTCAACGCCATCCCCTCCCTCGTCCGCGGCTGGCTCGACTCGCGCGCCGCCGACCAGGGCAGCCTCGACACCGTCGTCAGCGGCATCGAGAGGGCGGCCCGGGAGTACGCGGACGCGCACGGCGTCGAACTCGACGTCGTCCGTGAGTCGTTCACGCCCGTCGTGGAGTTCGACCACGCCCTGCGCGACGAACTCGCCCGCATCCTCGGCAAGGACAAGGACCCGGGGCTGACCGTGCCCGTTCTGGGTACCGGTGCCGGACACGACGCCGGAATCCTCTCCGGCAGCATCCCGACCGCCATGCTGTTCGTGCGCAACCCCACGGGCGTCTCGCACTCCCCGGCCGAGTACGCCGCCGAGGACGACTGCCTGGCCGGGGTGACCGCACTCGCCGACGTACTGGAAGGGCTGGTCCGCAGGTGA
- the hutU gene encoding urocanate hydratase, protein MSGPRPVRAPRGTELSALGWQQEAALRMLQNNLDPEVAEHPDKLVVYGGTGKAARDWRSFDAMVRTLRTLKQDETMLVQSGRPVGVMQTHEWAPRVLIANSNLVGDWANWEEFRRLEALGLTMYGQMTAGSWIYIGTQGILQGTYETFAAVAAKKFGGSLAGTITLTAGLGGMGGAQPLAVTMNDGVAICIDCDPRAIERRIEHRYLDVKADSLEHALQLAVEARDQRKPLSIGVLGNAADLVPQLLAMSAPIDIVTDQTSAHDPLAYLPVGVEFEDMASYAAKDPAGFTTRARESMAKHVEAMVGFMDAGAEVFDYGNSIRGEAQLAGYDRAFAFPGFVPAYIRPLFCEGKGPFRWAALSGDPADIAKTDKAILELFPENESLARWIKMAGERVHFQGLPARICWLGYGERDKAGERFNDMVASGELAAPLAIGRDHLDCGSVASPYRETEAMLDGSDAIADWPLLNAMVNVASGASWVSIHHGGGVGMGRSIHAGQVTVADGTKLGGEKIRRVLTNDPGMGVIRHVDAGYDIAESVAGERGVRVPMREGDDA, encoded by the coding sequence ATGTCAGGACCCCGCCCCGTCCGAGCGCCGCGCGGTACGGAACTGAGCGCCCTGGGATGGCAGCAGGAGGCCGCCCTGCGGATGCTCCAGAACAACCTCGACCCCGAGGTCGCCGAGCACCCCGACAAGCTCGTCGTCTACGGCGGCACCGGCAAGGCGGCCCGTGACTGGCGCTCCTTCGACGCGATGGTCCGCACGCTGAGGACGCTCAAGCAGGACGAGACGATGCTCGTGCAGTCCGGCCGTCCCGTCGGCGTCATGCAGACCCACGAGTGGGCGCCGCGCGTCCTCATCGCCAACTCCAACCTCGTCGGCGACTGGGCCAACTGGGAGGAGTTCCGCCGTCTGGAGGCCCTCGGCCTGACCATGTACGGCCAGATGACGGCCGGCTCCTGGATCTACATCGGCACCCAGGGCATCCTCCAGGGCACCTACGAGACGTTCGCCGCCGTCGCCGCGAAGAAGTTCGGCGGCTCGCTGGCCGGAACGATCACCCTGACCGCCGGGCTCGGTGGCATGGGCGGCGCCCAGCCGCTCGCCGTCACCATGAACGACGGCGTCGCCATCTGTATCGACTGCGACCCGCGCGCCATCGAGCGCCGCATCGAGCACCGGTACCTCGACGTGAAGGCCGACTCCCTGGAGCACGCCCTCCAGCTGGCCGTCGAGGCACGCGACCAGCGCAAGCCGCTGTCCATCGGCGTCCTCGGCAACGCCGCCGACCTCGTCCCGCAGCTGCTGGCGATGAGCGCCCCCATCGACATCGTCACCGACCAGACCTCCGCCCACGACCCGCTGGCCTACCTGCCGGTGGGCGTGGAGTTCGAGGACATGGCCTCCTACGCCGCCAAGGACCCGGCCGGTTTCACCACCCGCGCCCGTGAGTCGATGGCCAAGCACGTAGAGGCGATGGTCGGCTTCATGGACGCCGGGGCCGAGGTCTTCGACTACGGCAACTCGATCCGGGGCGAGGCGCAGCTCGCGGGGTACGACCGTGCGTTCGCCTTCCCCGGTTTCGTGCCCGCCTACATCCGGCCGCTGTTCTGCGAGGGCAAGGGCCCCTTCCGCTGGGCCGCGCTGTCCGGCGACCCGGCCGACATCGCGAAGACCGACAAGGCGATCCTGGAGCTCTTCCCCGAGAACGAGTCCCTCGCACGCTGGATCAAGATGGCCGGCGAGCGCGTCCACTTCCAGGGTCTGCCCGCCCGTATCTGCTGGCTCGGTTACGGCGAGCGGGACAAGGCCGGTGAGCGGTTCAACGACATGGTGGCGAGCGGTGAGCTGGCCGCTCCGCTGGCGATCGGCCGCGACCACCTCGACTGCGGTTCCGTCGCCTCGCCGTACCGCGAGACCGAGGCGATGCTCGACGGCTCGGACGCGATCGCGGACTGGCCGCTGCTGAACGCCATGGTGAACGTGGCGTCGGGCGCGTCCTGGGTGTCCATCCACCACGGCGGTGGGGTGGGCATGGGCCGGTCGATTCACGCCGGGCAGGTGACGGTGGCCGACGGTACGAAGCTGGGTGGGGAGAAGATCCGCCGGGTGCTGACGAACGACCCCGGGATGGGGGTCATCCGGCATGTGGACGCCGGGTACGACATCGCGGAGTCCGTGGCCGGGGAACGGGGTGTGCGGGTGCCTATGCGCGAGGGTGACGACGCGTGA
- a CDS encoding type III PLP-dependent enzyme domain-containing protein, which produces MTADGDTGTGDAVDMRDSGTGRTRGDGQPDDAGRAARRDEAVRCAVEQGLLGPAAPIVGLLDVVGIRESAAALRAAFDAVVAPGTPVLHAFAVKATPLVPVLRLLRDAGIGAEVASPGELALARAAGVAPERIVLDSPAKTPAELREALALGIAVNADNPQELERIDALVRTTRTASPIGIRVNPQVGAGAIDALSTATATSKFGVALRDEGARAWLVRAYADRPWLTRLHAHSGSQGVPLSLMARGITEIHALAEEINRRAGRQQIDTIDIGGGLPVNFGSDATTPTHAQYARLLAEAVPGLFDGRYGLVTEFGRSLLAKHGTVVARVEYTKRAGGRSVAVTHAGVQVAARTVYAPASWPLRIAAYDAKGHPKEGPEVLQDVAGPACFAGDLLAEGRALPLLEQGDHAAALDTGAYYFAHHYAYNSLVRPGIYGYAPGAGGGMRFAVVREPQTVEEIVAESGGGHTGALTAL; this is translated from the coding sequence ATGACCGCAGACGGTGACACGGGGACGGGGGACGCGGTGGACATGAGGGACAGCGGGACGGGACGCACGCGCGGGGACGGGCAGCCCGACGACGCCGGGCGGGCGGCGCGCCGGGACGAGGCCGTGCGGTGCGCCGTCGAGCAGGGACTGCTGGGACCGGCCGCCCCCATCGTCGGCCTGCTGGACGTCGTCGGCATCCGGGAGTCGGCGGCGGCGCTGCGGGCGGCCTTCGACGCGGTGGTCGCGCCGGGCACGCCGGTGCTGCACGCCTTCGCGGTGAAGGCGACCCCGCTCGTACCGGTGCTGCGGCTGCTGCGCGATGCGGGCATCGGGGCGGAGGTGGCGAGCCCCGGGGAGCTGGCGCTGGCCCGGGCGGCCGGCGTGGCGCCGGAGCGGATCGTCCTGGACTCGCCCGCCAAGACTCCGGCGGAGCTGCGCGAGGCCCTGGCGCTGGGCATCGCCGTGAACGCGGACAACCCGCAGGAGCTGGAGCGGATCGACGCCCTCGTCCGCACGACGCGCACCGCCTCCCCCATCGGGATACGGGTGAATCCGCAGGTCGGAGCCGGTGCGATCGACGCACTGTCCACGGCGACCGCCACCTCCAAGTTCGGGGTGGCGCTGCGGGACGAGGGGGCGCGCGCGTGGCTGGTGCGCGCGTACGCGGACCGGCCCTGGCTGACCCGGCTGCATGCGCACTCCGGTTCGCAGGGCGTCCCGCTCTCGCTGATGGCACGGGGCATCACCGAGATCCACGCGCTCGCCGAGGAGATCAACCGGCGGGCAGGGCGGCAGCAGATCGACACGATCGACATCGGCGGCGGGCTGCCGGTCAACTTCGGCTCGGACGCGACGACACCGACGCACGCCCAGTACGCACGGCTGCTGGCGGAGGCGGTGCCGGGGCTGTTCGACGGGCGGTACGGGCTGGTCACGGAGTTCGGGCGGTCACTGCTGGCCAAGCACGGGACGGTGGTGGCGCGGGTGGAGTACACCAAGCGCGCCGGCGGGCGGTCCGTCGCGGTCACGCACGCGGGCGTGCAGGTCGCGGCCCGCACGGTGTACGCGCCGGCGTCCTGGCCTCTGCGGATCGCGGCCTACGACGCGAAGGGGCACCCGAAGGAGGGGCCCGAGGTGTTGCAGGACGTGGCCGGACCGGCGTGCTTCGCGGGTGACCTGCTGGCCGAGGGGCGCGCGCTGCCGCTCCTGGAGCAGGGTGACCACGCGGCGGCACTGGACACCGGGGCGTACTACTTCGCGCACCACTACGCGTACAACTCCCTCGTCCGGCCCGGAATCTACGGCTACGCGCCGGGTGCGGGCGGAGGGATGCGGTTCGCCGTTGTGCGGGAACCGCAGACGGTCGAGGAGATCGTGGCGGAGTCGGGCGGGGGGCACACGGGCGCGCTGACCGCGCTCTGA